Proteins from one Ricinus communis isolate WT05 ecotype wild-type chromosome 9, ASM1957865v1, whole genome shotgun sequence genomic window:
- the LOC8268829 gene encoding uncharacterized protein LOC8268829 isoform X2: MSWRKEYLDLVLVPTGLLIMCCYHLYLLYRCLKFPETTIIGYENHCRRAWVERVLQVEAKERGLYLAVINSTITASTFLASTSLALSSIIGTWVGSSSHNIFQSSIIYEGSD; the protein is encoded by the exons ATGAGCTGGAGAAAAGAGTACTTGGATTTAGTTTTGGTGCCAACTGGTTTGCTGATCATGTGTTGCTACCATCTCTACCTCCTGTATAGATGCCTAAAATTTCCTGAGACCACTATAATTGGCTATGAAAATCACTGTAGAAGAGCTTGGGTTGAGAGGGTGTTGCAG GTTGAGGCAAAGGAGAGAGGTCTATACCTAGCAGTAATCAACAGCACTATCACAGCATCAACTTTCTTGGCATCAACTTCTCTAGCCCTAAGCTCCATAATCGGAACATGGGTTGGCAGCTCTTCTCATAACATCTTTCAAAGTAGTATCATATACG AAGGCAGTGATTAG
- the LOC8268829 gene encoding uncharacterized protein LOC8268829 isoform X1, giving the protein MSWRKEYLDLVLVPTGLLIMCCYHLYLLYRCLKFPETTIIGYENHCRRAWVERVLQVEAKERGLYLAVINSTITASTFLASTSLALSSIIGTWVGSSSHNIFQSSIIYGNTSSSMVSIKYISLLICFLVAFASFLQCVRSLVHANFLISMPNSNIPVSYVQKAVIRGSVFWSVGLRAIYFATNLLLWIFGPIPMLVASLVMVVSLNTLDSNSTPLHQFESASEIHTLFRRIGKEITAVEQKTVQHNRQHDKEGKESKSSDHTISPQTISG; this is encoded by the exons ATGAGCTGGAGAAAAGAGTACTTGGATTTAGTTTTGGTGCCAACTGGTTTGCTGATCATGTGTTGCTACCATCTCTACCTCCTGTATAGATGCCTAAAATTTCCTGAGACCACTATAATTGGCTATGAAAATCACTGTAGAAGAGCTTGGGTTGAGAGGGTGTTGCAG GTTGAGGCAAAGGAGAGAGGTCTATACCTAGCAGTAATCAACAGCACTATCACAGCATCAACTTTCTTGGCATCAACTTCTCTAGCCCTAAGCTCCATAATCGGAACATGGGTTGGCAGCTCTTCTCATAACATCTTTCAAAGTAGTATCATATACGGTAATACTAGTTCATCAATGGTTTCTATCAAATATATTAGCCTGCTCATATGTTTCCTAGTGGCTTTTGCTTCTTTCCTTCAATGTGTAAGATCCCTAGTCCatgccaacttccttattagTATGCCAAATAGTAATATACCTGTGAGTTATGTGCAGAAGGCAGTGATTAGAGGAAGCGTTTTTTGGTCTGTTGGGTTAAGAGCAATCTACTTTGCCACCAATTTGCTGCTGTGGATCTTTGGTCCAATACCTATGCTTGTAGCTTCATTGGTTATGGTGGTGAGTTTGAACACTCTAGACTCAAATTCAACCCCGCTGCATCAGTTTGAATCAGCATCAGAGATTCATACGCTCTTCAGGAGGATTGGCAAGGAAATAACTGCAGTTGAACAAAAAACTGTGCAACACAATAGACAACATGATAAAGAAGGCAAAGAAAGCAAATCTTCAGATCATACAATATCACCCCAAACAATTTCAGGATGA
- the LOC8268830 gene encoding uncharacterized protein LOC8268830 isoform X1 → MLHCHHYIPSPQFFPRNHHHHTSTPYLSLTSSFSKPTSLSTFSALPPSKPDIWLASEPTPVTPPSPSPEEDGPIELPFPSSPSIFATTDDPSPIQVATSVLLTGSIGVFLFRALRRRAKRAKELKFRSSGAKKTMKEEALDSLKAMGSASIDAQKPPSPLQTFLGGVSAAVIALILYKFTTTIEAALNRQTVSDNFSVRQITITVRTIINGLCYLATFVFGLNSVGLFLYSGQLAINSFMEGSTSEESESKGNEQSGSLNSAPESPIDSTESNSSQGDQNPDNSQ, encoded by the exons ATGTTGCATTGCCACCACTACATTCCCTCTCCTCAATTCTTCCCTCGTAATCACCATCACCACACCTCCACCCCTTATCTTTCTCTAAcctcttctttctcaaaaccCACTTCTCTTTCAACCTTCTCAGCCCTTCCTCCTTCGAAGCCAGACATATGGCTGGCCTCCGAACCTACACCCGTTACTCCACCATCACCATCTCCAGAAGAAGACGGTCCTATAGAGCTCCCTTTCCCTTCCTCTCCTTCCATTTTTGCTACTACAGATGACCCTTCTCCCATTCAGGTGGCTACCAGTGTTCTCCTCACCGGCTCCATTGGTGTCTTTCTCTTTCGCGCCCTTCGCCGCCGTGCTAAGCGTGCTAAAGAATTG AAATTTAGGTCATCAGGGGCAAAGAAAACAATGAAAGAGGAGGCATTAGATAGTTTGAAAGCAATGGGATCAGCTTCAATCGATGCTCAGAAGCCTCCTTCACCACTTCAGACATTTTTAGGTGGAGTTTCAGCAGCTGTGATTGCACTTATACTCTATAAGTTCACCACCACTATTGAAGCAGCTCTTAACCGCCAGACGGTCTCGGATAATTTCTCG GTTCGTCAAATAACAATAACCGTTAG GACGATTATAAACGGATTGTGTTACCTTGCAACATTTGTTTTTGGCCTCAATTCTGTTGGCTTATTCCTCTACTCTGGCCAGCTTGCCATCAACTCATTTATGGAAGGTTCTACCAGTGAAGAAAGCGAAAGTAAAGGCAATGAGCAGTCAGGTTCACTGAATTCAGCACCTGAGAGCCCTATAGATAGTACTGAATCTAACAGCAGCCAGGGAGATCAAAATCCAGATAATTCACAGTAG
- the LOC8268830 gene encoding uncharacterized protein LOC8268830 isoform X2, translated as MLHCHHYIPSPQFFPRNHHHHTSTPYLSLTSSFSKPTSLSTFSALPPSKPDIWLASEPTPVTPPSPSPEEDGPIELPFPSSPSIFATTDDPSPIQVATSVLLTGSIGVFLFRALRRRAKRAKELKFRSSGAKKTMKEEALDSLKAMGSASIDAQKPPSPLQTFLGGVSAAVIALILYKFTTTIEAALNRQTVSDNFSDDYKRIVLPCNICFWPQFCWLIPLLWPACHQLIYGRFYQ; from the exons ATGTTGCATTGCCACCACTACATTCCCTCTCCTCAATTCTTCCCTCGTAATCACCATCACCACACCTCCACCCCTTATCTTTCTCTAAcctcttctttctcaaaaccCACTTCTCTTTCAACCTTCTCAGCCCTTCCTCCTTCGAAGCCAGACATATGGCTGGCCTCCGAACCTACACCCGTTACTCCACCATCACCATCTCCAGAAGAAGACGGTCCTATAGAGCTCCCTTTCCCTTCCTCTCCTTCCATTTTTGCTACTACAGATGACCCTTCTCCCATTCAGGTGGCTACCAGTGTTCTCCTCACCGGCTCCATTGGTGTCTTTCTCTTTCGCGCCCTTCGCCGCCGTGCTAAGCGTGCTAAAGAATTG AAATTTAGGTCATCAGGGGCAAAGAAAACAATGAAAGAGGAGGCATTAGATAGTTTGAAAGCAATGGGATCAGCTTCAATCGATGCTCAGAAGCCTCCTTCACCACTTCAGACATTTTTAGGTGGAGTTTCAGCAGCTGTGATTGCACTTATACTCTATAAGTTCACCACCACTATTGAAGCAGCTCTTAACCGCCAGACGGTCTCGGATAATTTCTCG GACGATTATAAACGGATTGTGTTACCTTGCAACATTTGTTTTTGGCCTCAATTCTGTTGGCTTATTCCTCTACTCTGGCCAGCTTGCCATCAACTCATTTATGGAAGGTTCTACCAGTGA
- the LOC8268831 gene encoding uncharacterized protein LOC8268831 produces MDPSDEDPFEPASCSSTKDDEKLENVHDLLEEGWFFGELLTSKPRMLRCYSDPSPNFDQGLLAENPIYIQKSSSSSKKVSGTLIRAPSLPPRLESREETLEEKESSSSRSKGMSKLIRQLSDQSLVQETNCKPTCIGKIGSIQEKESHNRKSKMMTGKPSKQRLLRTPSLPPCIGREEVIGQNDDESDITMSRLIRQAMPYSTEVLPPRHTPKGMIQDYNMPKYKPPRNWKDLGCTNPNQKVTKKSQSDLESQEVQGFKDLGFTFNKQDLDPSVVGILPGLQQDNKRQDQDQKDEVKRPYLSEAWHVQSCAPPIPLWATKNSAEDMKVQLKYWARAVASNVR; encoded by the exons atggATCCATCTGATGAGGACCCTTTTGAACCAGCCTCCTGCTCTTCTACTAAAGATGATGAAAAGCTAGAAAATGTTCAtgatcttttggaggaaggttGGTTCTTTGGAGAACTGCTCACTAGTAAACCAAGAATGTTGAGGTGCTATTCTGATCCTTCTCCTAACTTTGATCAAGGCCTTTTGGCAGAGAATCCTATTTACATCCaaaaatcttcttcttcttcaaagaaaGTTTCAGGTACTTTGATTCGTGCACCATCCTTACCGCCTCGTCTGGAAAGCAGGGAAGAGACTCTTGAAGAGAAGgaaagcagcagcagcagaagTAAAGGAATGAGCAAACTGATCAGGCAATTATCAGATCAAAGTTTGGTTCAGGAAACCAATTGTAAACCAACTTGCATTGGAAAAATTGGAAGTattcaagagaaagaaagtcATAATAGAAAGAGCAAAATGATGACAGGAAAACCATCAAAGCAAAGGTTACTCAGAACCCCATCTCTACCACCTTGCATAGGTAGAGAAGAAGTGATTGGACAAAATGATGATGAGTCTGATATTACAATGAGCAGATTGATTCGCCAAGCAATGCCTTATTCAACTGAAGTCTTGCCTCCGCGCCATACTCCAAAG GGCATGATACAAGATTACAACATGCCAAAGTATAAACCACCAAGAAACTGGAAAGACTTGGGCTGCACCAACCCCAACCAAAAAGTTACAAAGAAAAGCCAAAGTGATCTTGAATCCCAAGAAGTGCAAGGATTTAAAGACTTAGGATTTACATTTAACAAACAAGACTTGGACCCAAGTGTGGTTGGAATCTTACCTGGTTTGCAGCAGGACAACAAAAGGCAAGACCAAGATCAAAAGGATGAGGTAAAAAGGCCTTATCTGTCTGAGGCATGGCATGTACAAAGTTGTGCACCTCCAATTCCATTATGGGCTACAAAGAATTCAGCAGAAGACATGAAGGTGCAACTCAAGTATTGGGCAAGAGCAGTGGCATCTAATGTGAGATAG